A stretch of the Deltaproteobacteria bacterium genome encodes the following:
- a CDS encoding P-II family nitrogen regulator produces MKKVEAIIKPFKLEEVKDALNEIGIQGITVSEVKGFGRQKGHTELYRGAEYVVDFLPKIKIEVVVDDAMVLQVVETVQETANTGRIGDGKIFVIAVEEVIRIRTGEKGKEAL; encoded by the coding sequence ATGAAAAAGGTAGAAGCAATCATCAAACCTTTCAAGCTGGAAGAGGTCAAGGATGCCCTCAATGAAATCGGCATCCAGGGGATTACCGTCAGCGAAGTGAAGGGCTTCGGGAGGCAGAAAGGACATACGGAGCTTTACCGGGGCGCGGAATATGTCGTCGACTTTCTCCCCAAGATCAAGATCGAAGTGGTTGTCGATGACGCAATGGTTCTGCAGGTAGTGGAAACGGTCCAGGAGACGGCCAACACCGGCCGAATCGGGGACGGAAAGATCTTCGTGATCGCCGTGGAGGAGGTCATTCGAATCCGGACGGGAGAAAAAGGGAA
- a CDS encoding DUF748 domain-containing protein, whose product MALTIFREKKFFLLLITGLILLFFGLPWGLRFILPANMIRTRVERELGKELQAKTIIEEVRFGLLPAPSIRLIGLHLLDRKTNMEWLRSDSLEARLKLLPLLRGKVVPGKLLLKHPRFRLERGKNGSRHFPGSPFSAFRRNASPRLSLPSHLPIDSLILEKASLEIPDRLHPGSPSPVKLRDMDISLRGLSGNTPIFFKIRGEFPHGRFESRPFSAEGQVDRTSGKIDLHRPVLAVAFSARGIPPAMIRPYLKEKLQLDLLSGTVNLKGHLARNREGVLTLSGDISLKRFRLHLPAYASHPVTGEKASLSFMLQRDRGLIAARSLEMTVDGLTFWGHGTYRTEAADFPGFSLFLHAAGLPPARLKQYAPDKILPKEFTRSFLPGKTTGTLDIPLLEITRNTKEKTAKPEPENTRVRLKIAFHDFGAFPGEGLLPLEKVNGNLTWAGGSLRFDHLRGLYGRSLFRNLTGTLAFTNPSDTDLRINGRLNLEEAAQLLLRLPEENRGKLFPAQIPKMEGYANLNIRLQRTDHSPPPLKLTGTVNLIHAGFNLPAAPVFLSGLEGPITFASGRITPFQLKAEINTLPVTLTGKIDRLFEKGPILNLRVDSRPTAEELIRFLPFLKDRFTFTEGVPDLTLKIEGPPEDLQFQGRFDLTRPAVMIPNRLQKKEGTPLLLDFSGSHGREKESVLKTARLTLGNETLVFSGTITDPPDPRLTFAVKVPSLSLKPLAGMIPALAPQTTDGSLHGKLEGSYRFGRPGSSQLNGQIMLRDVTLRLPHTPDPLRGLSGTLLFSGQRVTAKGFHCRWDGIPITFDMNLPHRKAPRPEFHIHVPSVNLLQRIKTLGQNRPEESKKPEDSFRKLDFRATIHFNHVRAGLLKLEDFRAKLHLKEGHLSIPVFTARGLDGSVKGKGMIDFTNGKEPEFRGKVNIQGVSAEKYLQLLPHNRAFYTGEISGSIGVTGKIYPNLEKTAREMTGTAHLKIKATKERNVLFQITRDIIQRMEIMLGRKNEKFLIVEHDGMRGDFTLSDGKFHSSNFSIRGYHKFDVSGLTLDRLTAAIPIRIKYDIRATGSFDFLNHGIDCYIAAEPFSIATKLVRKVPLAGRVLTGKNKSLYTAYFRFFGSLNYKDRGTRKGAKLKKLDFRDLSKKVRKALTPPG is encoded by the coding sequence ATGGCTCTGACGATCTTCAGGGAAAAAAAATTTTTCCTCCTTCTTATCACGGGGCTCATTCTGCTTTTCTTCGGGTTGCCGTGGGGCCTTCGGTTCATTCTGCCCGCGAACATGATCCGCACCCGGGTGGAGCGGGAACTGGGGAAGGAACTCCAGGCTAAAACGATTATCGAGGAGGTTCGATTCGGCCTTCTGCCGGCCCCTTCCATTCGGCTCATCGGCCTCCATCTCCTGGACCGCAAGACCAACATGGAATGGCTCCGGTCCGACAGTCTGGAGGCCCGCCTGAAACTTCTGCCGCTTCTCCGCGGGAAGGTGGTCCCCGGCAAACTGCTCCTGAAGCATCCCCGTTTCCGGCTGGAACGCGGCAAAAACGGCAGCCGGCATTTCCCGGGATCCCCTTTTTCCGCTTTCCGTCGGAATGCCTCTCCCAGACTCTCTCTGCCGTCACACCTCCCGATCGACTCCCTGATCCTGGAAAAGGCCTCCCTGGAAATTCCGGATCGTCTCCATCCGGGATCTCCATCTCCGGTCAAGCTCCGGGATATGGATATTTCCCTGCGGGGACTTTCCGGCAACACCCCCATTTTCTTCAAGATCCGGGGGGAGTTCCCCCACGGACGTTTTGAGAGTCGCCCCTTTTCCGCAGAAGGGCAGGTGGACCGCACATCCGGAAAAATCGACCTGCACCGGCCGGTCCTTGCTGTTGCGTTCTCCGCCCGGGGAATTCCGCCGGCGATGATCCGTCCCTACCTGAAGGAAAAACTGCAACTCGATCTCCTTTCCGGAACCGTGAACCTGAAAGGTCATCTTGCCCGGAATAGGGAAGGGGTGCTAACTCTGTCGGGAGACATTTCCCTGAAAAGGTTCCGGCTCCACCTCCCCGCCTATGCTTCGCATCCGGTCACCGGCGAAAAGGCATCGCTATCCTTCATGCTCCAGAGGGACCGCGGGCTGATTGCAGCGAGAAGTCTGGAAATGACGGTGGACGGTCTGACCTTCTGGGGACACGGCACCTACCGGACGGAAGCAGCCGACTTCCCCGGTTTCAGCCTTTTTCTTCACGCAGCCGGTCTCCCCCCGGCACGGCTGAAGCAGTATGCCCCGGATAAAATATTACCGAAAGAGTTCACCCGCTCTTTTCTACCGGGGAAGACAACCGGGACTCTGGATATTCCTCTTTTGGAGATCACCCGCAACACAAAAGAAAAAACGGCAAAACCTGAACCGGAGAACACCCGGGTTCGACTTAAAATCGCTTTTCACGACTTCGGAGCCTTCCCTGGGGAGGGGCTGCTCCCCCTGGAAAAGGTGAACGGGAACCTGACCTGGGCCGGCGGAAGCCTCCGTTTCGATCATCTCCGGGGTCTCTACGGACGATCCCTCTTCCGGAACCTGACGGGAACCCTCGCCTTTACAAACCCCTCGGACACCGATCTGCGGATCAACGGACGCCTGAACCTGGAAGAGGCGGCGCAATTACTGTTGAGGCTGCCGGAGGAAAATCGGGGGAAACTCTTTCCGGCACAAATCCCGAAAATGGAAGGATATGCCAACCTGAACATCCGTCTGCAACGAACGGACCATTCCCCCCCGCCGTTGAAGTTGACCGGCACGGTGAACCTGATCCATGCCGGTTTCAATCTTCCAGCAGCCCCCGTCTTCCTGTCGGGACTGGAGGGACCGATCACCTTTGCTTCGGGCCGGATCACACCGTTCCAACTGAAAGCAGAGATCAACACCCTCCCCGTCACCCTCACAGGAAAGATCGACCGTCTCTTCGAGAAGGGACCGATCCTCAACCTCAGAGTTGATTCCAGGCCCACGGCGGAAGAATTGATCCGGTTTCTTCCCTTCCTGAAGGATCGTTTTACATTCACGGAAGGGGTCCCGGACCTGACGCTGAAGATCGAAGGACCTCCGGAGGATCTGCAATTTCAGGGACGCTTCGATCTGACCCGCCCCGCCGTCATGATCCCGAACCGGCTGCAGAAAAAAGAGGGGACTCCTCTTCTGCTCGATTTTTCGGGATCCCACGGACGGGAAAAAGAATCGGTTCTCAAAACAGCACGCCTTACACTCGGGAACGAAACGCTGGTCTTTTCCGGGACCATAACGGACCCGCCTGACCCGCGCCTCACCTTTGCCGTAAAAGTCCCGTCTCTCTCTCTGAAACCGCTCGCCGGGATGATCCCGGCTCTGGCGCCGCAGACAACGGACGGTTCTCTTCATGGAAAGCTGGAAGGGAGCTATCGATTCGGCCGACCGGGGTCCTCACAATTAAATGGACAAATCATGTTGCGGGACGTCACGCTTCGACTTCCGCATACCCCTGATCCCCTCCGGGGATTGTCGGGGACCCTCCTGTTCTCAGGGCAACGGGTGACCGCAAAGGGATTTCACTGCCGATGGGACGGTATCCCCATTACCTTTGATATGAACCTGCCTCATCGGAAGGCCCCCCGGCCGGAATTCCATATCCACGTCCCCTCCGTGAACCTGCTGCAGCGGATCAAAACCCTGGGGCAAAATCGCCCGGAGGAATCAAAGAAACCTGAAGACTCCTTCCGGAAACTCGATTTCCGAGCCACGATTCACTTCAACCATGTTCGGGCCGGTCTCCTCAAACTGGAGGACTTCCGGGCAAAACTTCATTTGAAAGAAGGCCACCTTTCGATTCCGGTCTTTACCGCCCGCGGCCTCGACGGGTCGGTCAAGGGCAAAGGCATGATCGACTTCACGAACGGAAAGGAACCCGAATTCAGGGGCAAGGTCAACATCCAGGGGGTCAGCGCTGAGAAGTATCTCCAGCTCCTTCCTCATAACCGGGCCTTCTATACCGGCGAGATTTCCGGCTCGATCGGCGTGACCGGAAAGATTTACCCGAACCTGGAGAAGACCGCACGGGAGATGACCGGCACGGCCCATCTGAAGATCAAGGCAACCAAAGAGCGGAACGTCCTCTTTCAGATCACCCGGGACATCATTCAGCGGATGGAGATCATGCTCGGCAGGAAAAACGAAAAATTCCTGATCGTGGAACATGACGGGATGCGGGGCGATTTCACTCTCTCCGACGGGAAGTTTCATTCCAGCAACTTCTCCATCCGGGGATACCATAAGTTCGATGTCTCGGGTCTCACCCTTGACCGTCTGACGGCGGCCATCCCGATCCGGATCAAATATGATATCCGGGCCACGGGAAGTTTCGACTTCCTCAATCATGGCATCGACTGTTATATCGCCGCCGAACCCTTCTCCATCGCCACAAAGCTGGTACGCAAGGTTCCGCTGGCCGGTCGGGTCCTGACCGGGAAGAACAAAAGCCTCTACACGGCCTATTTTCGTTTTTTCGGGTCCCTCAACTACAAAGACCGGGGAACCCGCAAGGGTGCAAAATTGAAAAAGCTCGATTTTCGGGACCTCTCAAAAAAGGTACGAAAAGCATTGACTCCCCCGGGATAA
- a CDS encoding cysteine desulfurase, translating to MKTIYLDHNATTPIAPEVIEAMGNRAKKFWANPSSGHLAGRAAAEELARNREAIARFIGAVPPEIVFTAGGSEADNLALLGAARANRQKGRHILVSAVEHHAVLKSCEVLEGEGFEIGVLPVDGKGRVGPETVKSALRDDTILVSVMHANNEVGTIQPIAEIGKILRDRRILFHSDAAQSVGKIPVDVDAMHVDLLTCAAHKIYGPKGTGFLYVRRGISLTPLLHGGGQEGGRRAGTEDLPSIAGLACALQLASARMVQEREQLTRMRECFFEMLSGAVRGVTRNSPKEGSLPGTLSVAVEGVAGAQLPDRLSREGICLSASAACTSESVVASHVLTAMGISPERAASTLRISFGRSNREEEIPRVVKAIKSAVHQLRLRKEQS from the coding sequence TTGAAAACGATCTATCTCGATCACAACGCAACGACCCCCATTGCTCCGGAGGTGATCGAGGCGATGGGGAACAGAGCGAAAAAATTCTGGGCCAATCCGTCGAGTGGTCATCTTGCCGGTCGTGCGGCCGCAGAGGAGCTGGCCCGGAACCGGGAGGCGATTGCCCGTTTCATCGGGGCCGTCCCCCCGGAGATTGTCTTTACCGCCGGCGGTTCCGAGGCGGACAATCTCGCTCTTCTCGGCGCTGCGCGGGCGAACCGGCAAAAGGGGCGGCACATTCTTGTCTCGGCCGTGGAACACCATGCCGTCCTGAAGAGCTGTGAGGTCCTGGAGGGGGAGGGATTTGAAATCGGAGTCCTCCCGGTTGACGGCAAAGGGAGGGTCGGACCGGAGACAGTCAAATCCGCCCTCCGGGACGACACGATTCTCGTTTCCGTCATGCATGCCAACAACGAGGTCGGGACGATCCAGCCGATTGCCGAAATCGGGAAGATCCTTCGGGATCGGAGGATCCTCTTTCACAGCGATGCCGCCCAGAGTGTGGGGAAGATCCCCGTGGATGTGGACGCAATGCACGTCGATCTCCTGACCTGTGCCGCCCACAAGATCTACGGTCCCAAGGGGACGGGCTTTCTCTATGTTCGCCGGGGGATCTCCCTGACACCGCTTCTCCATGGCGGCGGGCAGGAAGGAGGACGGCGGGCGGGGACGGAGGATCTTCCTTCCATCGCCGGGCTGGCCTGCGCTTTGCAGCTCGCCTCCGCAAGGATGGTGCAGGAGCGGGAACAACTGACCCGGATGCGGGAGTGCTTTTTTGAAATGTTGTCAGGGGCCGTGAGGGGAGTGACCCGGAACAGCCCGAAGGAGGGGAGCCTCCCCGGTACCCTGAGCGTTGCCGTTGAGGGGGTCGCCGGCGCGCAGCTTCCGGACCGTCTGAGCCGGGAAGGGATCTGTCTTTCCGCCTCGGCCGCCTGTACATCGGAAAGTGTCGTCGCCTCCCATGTCCTGACCGCCATGGGGATTTCACCCGAGAGGGCGGCG